The Rhodobacter sp. CZR27 genome includes a window with the following:
- the hslV gene encoding ATP-dependent protease subunit HslV yields the protein MAEDRFPGWHGTTILAVRRGGEVVVAGDGQVSLGQTVIKGTARKVRRLTPGGHDVVAGFAGSTADAFTLLERLEKKLDAAPGQLARACVELAKDWRMDKYLRNLEAMLIVTDGETLLVITGAGDVLEPEHDVAAIGSGGNFALAAARGLMASDLPAEEIARRAMAIAADICVYTNGNLTVERISK from the coding sequence ATGGCGGAAGACAGGTTCCCCGGCTGGCACGGCACGACGATCCTTGCCGTGCGTCGGGGCGGCGAGGTGGTCGTTGCAGGCGACGGGCAGGTCAGCCTTGGCCAGACGGTCATCAAGGGCACGGCGCGCAAGGTCCGCCGCCTCACCCCCGGCGGGCACGACGTCGTGGCCGGATTCGCGGGATCGACCGCCGACGCCTTCACCCTGCTCGAGCGGCTGGAAAAGAAGCTCGATGCGGCGCCGGGGCAGCTTGCCCGCGCCTGTGTCGAGCTTGCCAAGGACTGGCGCATGGACAAGTACCTGCGCAACCTCGAGGCCATGCTGATCGTGACCGATGGCGAGACGCTTCTGGTCATTACCGGTGCGGGCGACGTGCTGGAGCCGGAACATGACGTGGCCGCCATCGGCTCGGGCGGGAACTTCGCCCTTGCGGCGGCGCGGGGGCTGATGGCCTCCGACCTGCCGGCGGAAGAGATTGCCCGCCGCGCCATGGCGATCGCCGCCGACATCTGCGTCTACACCAACGGCAACCTGACCGTGGAACGGATTTCCAAATGA
- the addA gene encoding double-strand break repair helicase AddA, with translation MRDDATERQVQAADPRASTWLSANAGSGKTRVLTDRVARLLLDGVEPQRILCLTYTKAAASEMQNRLFRRLGEWAMLEDAPLRTALHALGLEMVEHETLAQARRLFARAIETPGGLRIQTIHSFCATLLRRFPLEAGVSPQFTELDDRAARLLREEMVEEMADRLAPGLIAGLARAYTGEDFASLTEEVARNRGGLLPPLEEDACRALYGLPAGMAADALIAQVFLGGEAEWMPAVIAALEAGSPNDRKCAPKLRALSFAAPTLATLADMEGILLTGASAKEPYTAKIGSFPTKETRNALGPLLDRLEDLMRRVESARPLRCCLIAAERARLLHAFAGTFLPLYEARKAARGWLDFDDLIGRAKALLTDPSVAQWVLFRLDGGIDHILVDEAQDTSPDQWKVIELLAQEFTAGRGAREVQRTIFVVGDKKQSIYSFQGADVAAFDRMKAEFGRKLSEAQRRLEQLDLLHSFRSSSTILRLVDLTFDERRRQDLGGEVRHIAFKSAMPGRAELWPLVPAGKDPEPEHWFDPVDLVSDEHHAARLARQVADRIRRMIDAGVQIPQDSGFRTVTAGDFLILVQRRSDIFCEIIRACKEARLPIAGADRLKLGAELAVRDLSALLAFLATPEDDLSLAAVLRSPLFGWSEAQLFDLAHGRDGYLWRRLYDREADHPETVATLRDLRDQADFLRPFDLIERALTRHDGRRRLLARLGEEAEDGIDELLSQALAYERTDVPSLTGFLTWLTTDEVEVKRQMEGAGGRIRVMTVHGAKGLEAPIVILPDTADRSPRERDEIFTLPGGVPVWKTAAAESPPQIVAAREARRARDAAENLRLLYVAMTRAQCWLIVAAAGKLDSGGAWHDLVRQGMEAAGSERLPDGGMRLVEGAWPEPVPASAAAEAPPPVLPAWAGCPAPDPVRAAKLLSPSDLGGAKALSGEALPAELAKARGTALHLLLEHLPQHEATAWDEVARGLLPDPADVAKLLAEARAVLSAPHLAEVMAAEALLEVPVTAEVLGQRLFGTIDRLIVAEDRVLAIDYKSNVMVPDRPEEVPEGILRQMGAYAEALAQIYPGRHIETAILWTRTAQLMPLPVDIVRSALARATTA, from the coding sequence ATGAGGGACGATGCCACCGAACGGCAGGTGCAGGCGGCCGATCCGCGCGCCTCGACATGGCTCTCCGCCAATGCGGGCTCGGGCAAGACGCGGGTTCTGACCGACCGGGTGGCGCGGCTGCTGCTCGACGGGGTCGAGCCGCAGCGCATCCTCTGCCTGACCTATACCAAGGCCGCAGCGTCCGAGATGCAGAACCGCCTGTTCCGGCGCCTCGGCGAATGGGCGATGCTCGAGGACGCGCCGCTGCGCACGGCGCTGCACGCTCTGGGCCTCGAGATGGTCGAGCACGAGACGCTCGCGCAGGCGCGCCGCCTGTTCGCGCGGGCGATCGAGACCCCGGGTGGGCTGCGCATCCAGACCATCCACTCGTTTTGTGCCACGCTCCTGCGCCGCTTCCCGCTGGAGGCCGGCGTCTCGCCGCAGTTCACCGAACTCGACGACCGCGCGGCGCGCCTCCTGCGCGAGGAGATGGTCGAGGAGATGGCCGACCGGCTTGCCCCCGGCCTGATCGCCGGCCTCGCCCGCGCCTATACCGGCGAGGACTTCGCGTCCCTGACCGAAGAGGTGGCGCGCAACCGCGGCGGACTTCTCCCGCCGCTGGAGGAGGACGCCTGCCGCGCGCTCTACGGCCTGCCGGCCGGCATGGCTGCGGACGCGCTGATCGCGCAGGTCTTCCTTGGCGGAGAGGCCGAGTGGATGCCGGCGGTGATCGCCGCGCTCGAGGCCGGGTCGCCGAACGACCGCAAATGCGCGCCCAAGCTGCGGGCGCTGTCCTTCGCCGCACCGACGCTCGCAACGCTGGCCGATATGGAGGGCATCCTCCTGACCGGTGCCAGCGCAAAGGAGCCCTACACCGCCAAGATCGGTTCGTTCCCCACCAAGGAGACCCGCAACGCGCTGGGCCCGCTGCTCGACCGGCTGGAAGACCTCATGCGCAGGGTCGAGAGCGCCCGCCCACTGCGCTGCTGCCTGATCGCGGCCGAGCGGGCGCGGTTGCTCCATGCCTTTGCGGGGACCTTCCTGCCGCTTTACGAAGCGCGGAAGGCGGCGCGCGGCTGGCTTGACTTCGACGACCTGATCGGGCGGGCGAAGGCGCTGCTGACCGATCCGTCGGTGGCGCAATGGGTGCTGTTCCGGCTCGACGGCGGCATCGACCACATCCTCGTGGACGAAGCGCAGGACACGAGCCCCGACCAGTGGAAGGTGATCGAGCTTCTGGCGCAGGAGTTCACCGCGGGACGCGGGGCGCGCGAGGTGCAGCGCACCATCTTCGTGGTCGGCGACAAGAAGCAGTCGATCTATTCCTTCCAGGGTGCGGATGTCGCGGCCTTCGACCGGATGAAGGCCGAGTTCGGCCGCAAGCTTTCCGAGGCGCAGCGCCGGCTGGAGCAGCTCGACCTGCTGCATTCCTTCCGCTCGTCCTCGACCATCCTGCGGCTGGTGGACCTGACCTTCGACGAACGGCGCCGGCAGGATCTGGGGGGCGAGGTCCGTCACATCGCCTTCAAGTCGGCGATGCCGGGCCGCGCCGAGCTCTGGCCGCTGGTCCCCGCCGGCAAGGACCCCGAGCCCGAACACTGGTTCGATCCGGTGGACCTCGTCTCGGACGAGCACCACGCCGCCCGGCTTGCCCGGCAGGTGGCCGACCGGATCCGCAGGATGATCGACGCGGGCGTGCAGATCCCGCAGGACTCTGGTTTCCGCACGGTGACGGCGGGGGACTTCCTCATCCTCGTCCAGCGCCGCTCGGACATCTTCTGCGAGATCATCCGGGCCTGCAAGGAAGCCCGCCTGCCCATCGCCGGGGCCGACCGGCTGAAGCTCGGCGCGGAACTGGCGGTCCGGGACCTTTCCGCTCTGCTTGCCTTCCTCGCCACGCCCGAGGACGACCTGTCGCTCGCCGCCGTCCTGCGCTCACCGCTGTTCGGCTGGAGCGAGGCTCAGCTCTTCGATCTTGCGCATGGGCGCGACGGCTATCTCTGGCGCCGGCTCTACGACCGCGAGGCCGACCATCCCGAGACGGTGGCAACCTTGCGCGACCTGCGCGATCAGGCCGACTTCCTGCGCCCGTTCGACCTGATCGAGCGGGCGCTGACCCGCCACGACGGCCGCCGCCGCCTGCTCGCGCGGCTTGGCGAGGAGGCCGAGGACGGCATCGACGAACTCCTGTCGCAGGCGCTTGCCTACGAGCGGACGGACGTGCCGAGCCTGACGGGCTTCCTGACCTGGCTCACCACCGACGAGGTCGAGGTGAAGCGGCAGATGGAGGGCGCCGGCGGCCGCATCCGCGTGATGACGGTCCACGGCGCCAAGGGGCTGGAGGCGCCCATCGTCATCCTGCCCGACACCGCCGACCGCAGCCCGCGCGAACGCGACGAGATCTTCACGCTGCCGGGCGGCGTCCCGGTCTGGAAGACCGCCGCTGCGGAAAGCCCGCCGCAGATCGTGGCCGCACGCGAGGCACGTCGGGCGCGTGACGCGGCCGAGAACCTCCGGCTGCTCTACGTCGCGATGACGCGGGCGCAGTGCTGGCTGATCGTGGCTGCCGCGGGCAAGCTGGACAGCGGCGGGGCCTGGCACGATCTGGTCCGGCAGGGGATGGAGGCCGCCGGATCGGAGCGCCTGCCCGACGGCGGGATGCGGCTGGTCGAGGGCGCCTGGCCCGAGCCGGTGCCGGCTTCGGCTGCGGCCGAGGCTCCTCCGCCGGTCCTGCCCGCTTGGGCGGGCTGCCCTGCCCCTGATCCCGTGCGGGCGGCGAAGTTGCTCTCTCCCTCGGATCTCGGCGGGGCGAAGGCGCTGTCGGGTGAGGCGCTGCCCGCCGAACTGGCGAAGGCGCGGGGAACGGCGCTGCACCTGCTGCTCGAACATCTGCCGCAGCACGAGGCCACGGCTTGGGACGAGGTGGCGCGCGGCCTGCTGCCGGATCCGGCCGACGTGGCGAAGCTTCTGGCGGAGGCGCGGGCCGTGCTGTCGGCGCCGCATCTGGCCGAGGTCATGGCGGCCGAGGCGCTGCTCGAGGTGCCGGTGACGGCTGAAGTTCTTGGGCAGCGGCTGTTCGGCACCATCGACCGGCTGATCGTGGCCGAGGATCGGGTGCTGGCGATCGACTACAAGTCGAACGTGATGGTGCCGGACCGCCCAGAGGAGGTCCCCGAGGGCATCCTGCGCCAGATGGGCGCCTATGCCGAGGCGCTGGCGCAGATCTATCCGGGGCGCCACATCGAGACGGCGATCCTCTGGACCCGCACGGCGCAGCTGATGCCGCTTCCTGTCGATATCGTGAGGTCGGCCCTTGCCCGGGCCACGACAGCTTGA
- the addB gene encoding double-strand break repair protein AddB, giving the protein MFDSPGPRLFGLPPGVDFPAALVAGLRARLADAPPEAMARVELYVNTQRMRRRITELMTAEGAGFLPRIRLVTELPPVPGLPAPVPALRRRLELAQLVARLIEAQPDLAPRSALFDLADSLAELIDEMQGEGVAPEAISRLDVADHSAHWQRTQAFMSIVAPMFGADAPDAQALARMTVERLAAHWHEAPPPHPVIVAGSTGSRGTTALFMQAVARLPQGALVLPGFDFDLPAAVWAGLDDALTAEDHPQFRFHRLLAMLDATPSDVRRWSPDAAPSPGRNRLISLSLRPAPVTDQWLTDGKLLPDLSGAAKAMTLIEAPGPRAEALAVALILRRAAEEGRRAALITSDRELTRQVAAALDRWGIVPDDSAGKPLALSAPGRLLRHVARLFGRRLTGETLLTLLKHPLTATGSDRGNHLRWTRDLELKLRRHGPPFPTGADLADWAGTRPADGVLDWALWLGRLIEGVEALATRSLSAHVEAHLALVEALAAGPSGATTGELWLKEAGEAALAAVSDLRREAPHGGDLTPADYTDLFDAILARGEVREAVQAHPGLMIWGTLEARVQGADLVVLGGLNDGTWPQLPPPDPWLNRQMRLKAGLLLPERRIGLSAHDYQQAVAAPEVVLTRAVRSAEAETVPSRWLNRLTNLMSGLPAQGGPEALAAMRRRGQGWLALAQVLEAPGEPVPLARRPAPRPPVEVRPRQLAVTGIRTLIRDPYAIYARHILRLRPLDPLHRSPDARLRGSILHRILEDFVKGRQDASDRTAERARLMAIAETVLAEEVPWPAARALWLARLDRAADFFLEAEAAQGGSPVVLEREGRVELAGLGFTLTAKPDRIDVLPDGRLHILDYKTGTPPTKKQQEQFDKQLLLEAAMAERGGFPGLEVAEVARISYIGLGSSPKIEALETDAALLGQVWEGLHALIGRYMVHAQGYASRRAMFGERFPGDYDHLARFGEWEMSDPPEPEPVGPEAKGAGAEETQASARPIAQPAPEEAE; this is encoded by the coding sequence ATGTTTGACAGCCCCGGCCCCCGCCTTTTCGGCCTGCCTCCGGGCGTGGACTTTCCCGCCGCCCTTGTCGCGGGCCTGCGCGCGCGGCTTGCGGACGCGCCGCCCGAGGCGATGGCGCGGGTCGAGCTTTACGTCAACACCCAGCGGATGCGGCGGCGGATCACCGAGCTGATGACGGCCGAAGGCGCCGGGTTCCTTCCGCGCATCCGTCTGGTGACCGAGCTGCCCCCGGTGCCCGGCCTGCCCGCCCCGGTGCCGGCGTTGCGCCGGCGGCTGGAACTGGCGCAGCTCGTCGCGCGGCTGATCGAGGCGCAGCCCGACCTTGCCCCGCGCTCGGCGCTGTTCGATCTGGCCGACAGTCTGGCCGAGCTGATCGACGAGATGCAGGGCGAGGGCGTGGCCCCCGAGGCGATCTCGCGGCTCGACGTGGCGGACCATTCCGCGCACTGGCAGCGGACGCAAGCCTTCATGTCGATCGTGGCGCCGATGTTCGGAGCGGATGCGCCGGATGCGCAGGCGCTGGCCCGCATGACGGTGGAGCGGCTGGCGGCCCACTGGCACGAGGCGCCGCCACCGCATCCGGTGATCGTGGCGGGCTCCACCGGCTCGCGCGGGACGACGGCGCTGTTCATGCAGGCGGTGGCCCGGCTGCCGCAGGGGGCGCTGGTGCTGCCCGGCTTCGACTTCGACCTGCCGGCTGCGGTCTGGGCGGGCCTCGACGATGCGCTGACCGCCGAGGATCATCCGCAGTTCCGCTTCCACCGGTTGTTGGCAATGCTCGACGCCACGCCCTCGGACGTCCGGCGCTGGTCCCCCGACGCCGCGCCGAGCCCGGGGCGCAACCGGCTGATCTCGCTGTCCCTCCGTCCTGCGCCGGTGACCGACCAGTGGCTGACCGATGGCAAGCTGCTTCCCGACCTGTCCGGCGCGGCCAAGGCCATGACGCTGATCGAGGCGCCGGGCCCGCGGGCCGAGGCGCTGGCGGTCGCGCTGATCCTGCGCCGCGCGGCCGAGGAGGGGCGGCGGGCGGCGCTCATCACCTCGGACCGCGAGCTGACGCGGCAGGTGGCGGCCGCGCTGGACCGCTGGGGGATCGTGCCGGACGATTCGGCCGGCAAGCCGCTGGCTCTGTCGGCGCCGGGCCGCCTGCTGCGCCACGTCGCGCGGCTGTTCGGGCGGCGGCTGACCGGCGAGACCCTGCTGACGCTTCTCAAGCATCCGCTGACGGCGACCGGCTCGGACCGCGGCAACCACCTGCGCTGGACCCGCGATCTGGAGCTGAAGCTGCGCCGCCACGGCCCTCCCTTTCCCACCGGGGCCGATCTCGCCGACTGGGCCGGCACGCGGCCGGCCGACGGGGTCCTGGACTGGGCGCTCTGGCTCGGGCGGTTGATCGAGGGGGTGGAGGCCTTGGCCACACGCTCGCTCTCGGCGCACGTCGAGGCGCATCTGGCGCTGGTCGAAGCACTGGCGGCGGGTCCCTCGGGCGCCACCACGGGAGAGCTGTGGCTCAAGGAGGCGGGCGAGGCCGCGCTGGCGGCGGTCAGCGACCTGCGCCGCGAGGCCCCGCACGGCGGCGACCTGACGCCGGCCGACTACACCGACCTCTTCGACGCCATCCTTGCGCGCGGCGAGGTGCGCGAGGCGGTGCAGGCCCATCCCGGCCTGATGATCTGGGGCACGCTCGAGGCGCGGGTCCAGGGGGCCGACCTCGTCGTCCTGGGCGGGTTGAACGACGGGACATGGCCACAGCTGCCCCCGCCCGATCCCTGGCTGAACCGCCAGATGCGGCTGAAGGCCGGCCTCCTGCTGCCCGAGCGCCGGATCGGCCTTTCCGCTCACGACTACCAGCAGGCCGTGGCCGCGCCGGAGGTCGTGCTGACCCGTGCCGTGCGGAGTGCCGAGGCCGAGACCGTGCCCTCGCGCTGGCTGAACCGGCTGACGAACCTGATGAGCGGCCTTCCTGCGCAGGGTGGGCCGGAGGCGCTGGCCGCGATGCGGCGGCGCGGGCAGGGGTGGCTAGCACTTGCGCAGGTGCTGGAGGCGCCGGGCGAACCGGTGCCTCTGGCGCGGCGCCCGGCGCCCCGGCCTCCCGTCGAGGTCCGGCCCCGGCAACTGGCGGTGACCGGCATCCGCACGCTGATCCGCGACCCCTACGCGATCTACGCCCGCCACATCCTGCGGCTCCGGCCGCTCGACCCACTGCACCGCTCGCCCGATGCGCGGCTGCGGGGATCGATCCTGCACCGCATCCTCGAGGATTTCGTGAAGGGCCGGCAGGACGCCAGCGACCGCACGGCAGAGCGTGCCCGCCTGATGGCCATTGCCGAAACCGTCCTGGCCGAGGAGGTGCCCTGGCCGGCCGCCCGCGCGCTCTGGCTCGCCCGGCTCGACCGCGCGGCCGATTTCTTCCTCGAGGCCGAGGCGGCGCAAGGCGGCTCTCCGGTGGTGCTGGAGCGGGAAGGCCGGGTGGAGCTTGCGGGCCTTGGCTTCACACTGACCGCCAAGCCCGACCGGATCGACGTGCTGCCGGATGGCCGGCTGCACATCCTCGACTACAAGACCGGCACGCCGCCGACGAAGAAGCAGCAGGAGCAGTTCGACAAGCAATTGCTGCTCGAGGCGGCGATGGCCGAGCGCGGCGGCTTTCCGGGTCTCGAGGTCGCCGAGGTCGCGCGGATCAGCTACATCGGCCTCGGGTCCAGCCCGAAGATCGAAGCTCTGGAAACGGACGCCGCGCTTCTTGGTCAGGTCTGGGAGGGGCTTCACGCGCTGATCGGGCGCTACATGGTCCACGCCCAGGGCTATGCCTCGCGCCGCGCCATGTTCGGCGAGCGCTTCCCGGGCGATTACGACCACCTCGCCCGGTTCGGCGAATGGGAGATGAGCGACCCGCCGGAGCCCGAACCCGTCGGCCCGGAAGCCAAGGGGGCCGGCGCCGAAGAGACGCAGGCCTCAGCCCGGCCCATTGCGCAACCCGCGCCGGAGGAGGCGGAATGA
- the trxA gene encoding thioredoxin — protein sequence MSTVPVTDATFDAEVRKSSVPVVVDFWAEWCGPCRQIGPALEELSKEYAGKVKIVKVNVDENPESPAMLGVRGIPALFLFKDGQVVSNKVGAAPKAALANWIATAL from the coding sequence ATGTCCACCGTTCCTGTGACGGACGCTACCTTCGACGCCGAAGTGCGCAAGTCCAGCGTGCCCGTCGTCGTCGACTTCTGGGCCGAATGGTGCGGCCCCTGCCGGCAGATCGGCCCGGCGCTCGAGGAACTCTCGAAGGAATATGCCGGCAAGGTGAAGATCGTGAAGGTCAACGTGGACGAGAACCCCGAAAGCCCCGCGATGCTGGGCGTTCGCGGCATCCCGGCCCTGTTCCTGTTCAAGGACGGCCAGGTGGTCTCGAACAAGGTCGGCGCCGCGCCGAAGGCCGCGCTGGCGAACTGGATCGCCACCGCGCTCTGA
- a CDS encoding nucleotidyltransferase family protein, which translates to MRPDAVMIFAAGFGTRMGALTATRPKPMIEVAGRPLIDHALALADEAGVRRIVANTHYLPDSLHAHLEGRALVSHEPEILETGGGLRTALPLLGEGPVYTLNSDAVWTGANPLAELAAGWREGMEALLLLLPSGAVNAARSDFVVDADGRLARAAGQAGHTYLGAQILRTDRLAGVAEAKFSLNLIWDRMIEAGTAFGLVHRGGWCDVGRPEGITAAEAMLGHV; encoded by the coding sequence ATGCGGCCGGATGCGGTGATGATCTTCGCGGCGGGCTTCGGCACGCGGATGGGCGCGCTGACCGCCACCCGGCCCAAGCCGATGATCGAGGTGGCGGGGCGGCCGCTGATCGATCACGCGCTGGCACTGGCCGATGAGGCGGGGGTCCGCCGCATTGTCGCCAATACCCACTACCTGCCCGACAGTCTTCACGCCCATCTGGAGGGCAGGGCGCTGGTCTCGCACGAGCCGGAGATCCTCGAGACCGGGGGCGGCCTGCGCACCGCCCTTCCGCTGCTCGGCGAAGGGCCGGTCTACACGCTGAACAGCGACGCGGTCTGGACCGGCGCGAACCCGCTGGCCGAGCTTGCCGCCGGCTGGCGCGAAGGGATGGAGGCGCTGCTTCTGCTGCTGCCCTCCGGTGCCGTGAATGCCGCCCGCAGCGATTTCGTCGTGGATGCCGACGGCCGCCTTGCGCGTGCAGCGGGGCAGGCCGGGCACACCTATCTGGGCGCGCAGATCCTGCGGACCGACCGTCTGGCCGGGGTGGCGGAGGCGAAGTTCTCGCTGAACCTGATCTGGGACCGGATGATCGAGGCCGGCACCGCCTTCGGGCTGGTGCATCGGGGCGGGTGGTGCGACGTCGGCCGCCCCGAGGGGATCACTGCTGCCGAGGCGATGCTCGGCCATGTTTGA